The following are encoded together in the Bradyrhizobium sp. CCGUVB1N3 genome:
- a CDS encoding DUF3108 domain-containing protein yields the protein MAFCGLGWDMAPASAQGRLEAQYEATLSGIPVGRGAWTIDIQEDVFSAAASGGTIGILKSFTGGSGTGASQGRVVNGALVATGYQASTTTSKKTEEIHIVLDKGNVKEFGIAPEPPVDPDRIVVTEAHRRGVWDPMTASLLRVPGTGEPVSPEACHLGAPVFDGRMRYDLKLDFKRMESVKAEKGYRGPVVVCALYFVPVAGYIPDRPVIKYLAAQRNIEIAFAPVAGTRILVPFWVKIPTPLGPAMLEATSFITAPQPPKVAKTQ from the coding sequence ATGGCCTTTTGCGGCCTCGGCTGGGATATGGCGCCTGCGTCGGCGCAGGGGCGGCTCGAGGCGCAGTATGAGGCGACGCTGTCGGGCATTCCGGTCGGCCGTGGCGCCTGGACCATCGACATCCAGGAAGACGTGTTCTCGGCCGCGGCCAGCGGCGGCACCATCGGCATCCTGAAATCCTTCACCGGCGGGTCCGGCACCGGCGCTAGCCAAGGGCGCGTCGTCAACGGCGCCCTCGTTGCCACCGGCTACCAGGCCTCCACCACCACCTCGAAGAAGACCGAGGAGATCCACATCGTCCTCGACAAGGGCAATGTGAAGGAGTTCGGCATCGCGCCCGAGCCGCCGGTCGATCCTGACCGTATCGTCGTCACCGAGGCGCATCGCCGCGGCGTCTGGGATCCGATGACGGCCTCGCTCTTGCGCGTGCCCGGCACCGGCGAGCCGGTGTCGCCGGAGGCCTGCCACTTGGGTGCGCCCGTGTTCGACGGCCGCATGCGCTACGACCTCAAGCTCGATTTCAAGCGCATGGAGAGCGTGAAGGCGGAAAAGGGCTATCGCGGTCCGGTCGTGGTCTGCGCGCTCTATTTCGTGCCGGTCGCCGGCTACATCCCGGATCGCCCGGTCATCAAATACCTCGCTGCTCAGCGCAACATCGAGATCGCCTTCGCCCCCGTGGCGGGCACCCGCATCCTGGTGCCGTTCTGGGTGAAGATCCCGACCCCGCTGGGCCCGGCCATGCTGGAAGCCACCAGCTTCATCACCGCCCCCCAGCCGCCGAAGGTCGCGAAGACGCAGTAG
- the rpmB gene encoding 50S ribosomal protein L28, whose amino-acid sequence MSRRCELTAKGPQTGHKVSHSNIKTKRRFLPNLVNVTFISEALERNVRLRVSTNAVKSVDHNGGLDAFLLKAKADVLSPRALELKRAIQKKVGGAAPVKKAS is encoded by the coding sequence ATGTCTCGCCGCTGCGAACTGACGGCCAAGGGCCCCCAGACTGGCCACAAGGTCAGCCACTCCAACATCAAGACCAAGCGCCGCTTCCTGCCGAATCTCGTCAACGTGACCTTCATCAGCGAAGCCCTCGAGCGCAACGTGCGCCTGCGCGTCTCCACCAACGCGGTCAAGAGCGTCGACCACAATGGCGGCCTCGATGCCTTCCTGCTCAAGGCCAAGGCCGACGTCCTGTCGCCGCGCGCCCTCGAGCTGAAGCGCGCGATCCAGAAGAAGGTCGGCGGCGCTGCGCCGGTCAAGAAGGCGAGCTAA
- a CDS encoding HTH domain-containing protein: MHSYQKQTVAVHNQLDDHVEGERQTYLRVAEIVLSKSRVPLSASEIVDRGVEHGLFGDHVMGRTPQKSMQARLSIDILQRKADSRFVRTGRGRFTLRTSLGSPNSELGMATGEIQSEYVAERRTLRTPREEVLCVPESAFRDVLTFQGIDTDTAPILGQLLSERTTVYLGRSQAEVYNDAKQFITYVLVQCGQRLLFFKRSYLSRAAEFLRGSKCIGFGGHVSAADLDMLSRTDFGLSACGRRELAEELFLPELPRQKRKVSTEAGLTDKATIDLFQRVPLECLGVLNDDSSEVGRRHVAVVYRAWLPDWNIAKKLQKGDSSIKGLGWIDLSADKVDITDFEYWSQLCLRRFYPSTLFARARFEILNNSRLANDRVLVVAGRIGSGKSETANYLSQRLHCSLVRTGDLVRELMGSPPIAEIGREEFQARAYRFISAEGGTQKLAEAIANQIDRNSGTRAIIDGIRNLDTFEHLEKLCPGGVGLLFVQTPPDVAFDMYRAREAGTLKFSYRDFLRVYDAPVEAEISSLGRRANAYIYNSFGMEAFRRTLDELLPRMRS, encoded by the coding sequence ATGCATAGTTACCAAAAGCAAACGGTTGCCGTGCACAATCAACTCGACGACCACGTCGAGGGCGAGCGACAGACCTATCTTCGTGTCGCGGAGATTGTGTTGAGCAAGTCTCGTGTCCCACTTAGCGCAAGCGAGATCGTCGATCGGGGGGTCGAGCACGGACTCTTTGGCGACCATGTGATGGGACGCACGCCTCAGAAATCCATGCAGGCTCGGCTCAGCATCGACATCTTGCAGAGGAAAGCTGATTCCAGGTTTGTCCGCACTGGTCGGGGACGCTTCACTCTGCGCACTTCACTAGGTTCGCCAAACAGCGAACTCGGTATGGCAACCGGCGAAATCCAATCGGAATATGTGGCTGAACGTCGGACTCTTCGCACGCCGCGCGAGGAAGTTCTTTGCGTTCCCGAGTCCGCTTTTCGCGATGTGCTGACGTTTCAGGGGATCGACACGGACACCGCCCCAATATTGGGCCAACTACTCAGCGAAAGGACAACTGTTTACCTTGGACGATCCCAAGCCGAGGTCTACAACGACGCAAAGCAGTTCATAACCTACGTGCTGGTTCAGTGCGGACAGCGCCTTCTGTTTTTTAAACGATCCTATCTTAGTCGAGCAGCCGAGTTCCTGAGAGGGTCAAAATGCATCGGCTTTGGCGGCCACGTAAGCGCTGCCGACTTAGACATGTTGTCCCGTACTGACTTCGGATTGTCCGCCTGTGGCCGCCGCGAGCTAGCGGAAGAACTCTTTCTACCGGAGTTGCCCCGACAGAAACGCAAGGTTTCGACCGAAGCGGGCCTTACAGATAAGGCAACTATAGATCTCTTCCAACGCGTTCCGTTAGAATGCCTCGGCGTCTTGAACGACGATTCTTCGGAGGTTGGGCGGAGGCACGTTGCGGTTGTCTACCGAGCGTGGCTCCCAGATTGGAACATCGCCAAGAAGCTGCAAAAGGGTGACTCGTCGATCAAGGGGCTCGGATGGATAGACCTTTCTGCGGACAAAGTTGACATAACGGATTTCGAGTATTGGTCCCAACTTTGTCTTCGGCGCTTCTATCCTTCTACTCTTTTTGCGAGAGCGAGGTTTGAGATACTCAACAACTCTCGTTTGGCAAATGATCGCGTCCTAGTCGTCGCAGGCAGAATTGGATCAGGAAAATCAGAGACTGCTAACTATTTGAGCCAGCGCCTTCATTGCTCCCTCGTCAGGACGGGAGATCTGGTCCGTGAGCTAATGGGCTCACCTCCTATCGCCGAGATCGGACGAGAAGAATTTCAAGCGAGGGCCTACCGATTCATTAGCGCGGAAGGCGGCACCCAAAAGCTGGCAGAGGCAATCGCCAACCAGATCGACCGCAACAGCGGGACCCGTGCGATTATCGATGGCATTCGGAACCTCGACACATTCGAACACCTTGAGAAACTTTGTCCTGGCGGAGTTGGCCTACTCTTTGTTCAGACGCCGCCCGACGTCGCCTTTGATATGTACCGGGCGAGAGAAGCGGGGACACTGAAATTCAGCTATCGTGACTTTCTGAGGGTCTACGACGCCCCTGTTGAAGCAGAGATATCAAGCCTCGGGCGCCGAGCTAATGCATACATCTATAACTCATTTGGCATGGAAGCCTTTCGTCGAACACTGGATGAACTCTTACCGAGGATGCGTTCATAA